A window of Diabrotica virgifera virgifera chromosome 9, PGI_DIABVI_V3a contains these coding sequences:
- the LOC126891469 gene encoding uncharacterized protein LOC126891469 → MTTVYENQEHSDSVVMPPIFDIYRKPMFDESIRKAEYRTYAPFIKSFNCNDIVEFSINQVDSFFEMSETLLCIKASLVDKAGSGTITLANNVGAFLFDSCTYSESAREMETVRDPGIVSAVRAMTCYNQEDSKYMVMAGWNYPNNPILNDTSFNIQMPLKHIFNIFNDYPMITCGRQTIRLVRARNDNDCLIITDAATTAKINITNIELRVKHIYPNDEIKLQLMTSIQEDRPIVIPFRKWELHELPTITKGARREVWAVKTSTSVERPRYVIVFFQTGKRNTIKADPTLFDNVSIQSIRLSLNGEYFPNERMQLDFSKTDYNEAYFNYTEFHPSYAHSTQKRPLLDFTAFQHHALFVIDCSKQEESMKASTVDVKLDIEANNGFPDNTKAYCIIIHDCVMEYFPLTEIVKSLN, encoded by the coding sequence atgaCGACAGTGTATGAAAATCAAGAACATTCAGACAGCGTAGTAATGCCTCCAATATTCGATATTTATCGTAAGCCAATGTTTGATGAATCGATTCGAAAGGCTGAATACCGAACATATGCACCATTCATTAAATCATTCAACTGCAATGATATTGTTGAATTCAGCATTAATCAAGTTGACTCGTTTTTTGAAATGAGCGAAACCTTGTTATGCATTAAAGCATCACTCGTCGATAAAGCGGGATCTGGAACAATCACGCTAGCAAATAATGTGGGTGCTTTTCTGTTCGATTCGTGTACGTACAGCGAAAGCGCACGGGAGATGGAAACAGTGCGGGATCCTGGTATCGTAAGTGCTGTACGTGCTATGACATGTTACAATCAGGAAGATTCCAAGTATATGGTTATGGCAGGTTGGAATTACCCTAATAATCCCATTCTAAACGATACTTCATTCAACATACAGATGCCTCTTAAGcacatttttaacattttcaacgaTTATCCAATGATTACGTGTGGTCGTCAAACAATAAGACTAGTTCGAGCTCGAAACGACAACGATTGTTTAATTATTACAGATGCAGCTACAACAGCAAAGATTAACATCACCAACATTGAGCTCAGAGTGAAGCACATATATCCCAACGATGAAATTAAACTACAACTAATGACGTCCATTCAAGAAGATCGCCCTATAGTTATTCCGTTTAGAAAGTGGGAATTGCACGAATTGCCTACCATTACCAAAGGTGCTAGACGTGAAGTTTGGGCCGTTAAAACTAGCACATCAGTTGAAAGACCACGTTATGTTATTGTTTTCTTTCAAACGGGAAAGCGTAACACAATCAAAGCTGATCCTACCTTATTTGATAATGTCAGCATCCAAAGTATTAGATTATCCTTAAATGGAGAATATTTTCCGAACGAGAGAATGCAGTTGGATTTTAGCAAAACTGACTACAACGAGGCCTATTTCAACTATACCGAATTTCATCCCAGCTACGCACATTCCACACAAAAGCGACCTCTACTCGATTTCACAGCTTTCCAGCATCATGCATTGTTCGTCATCGATTGTTCAAAACAAGAAGAAAGCATGAAAGCATCCACTGTTGACGTAAAACTCGATATTGAAGCGAATAACGGTTTTCCCGACAACACCAAGGCCTATTGTATTATAATTCACGACTGTGTAATGGAGTACTTCCCTCTTaccgaaattgtaaaaagtctAAATTAG